Proteins encoded together in one Caldicellulosiruptor saccharolyticus DSM 8903 window:
- a CDS encoding NADH-quinone oxidoreductase subunit 5 family protein — protein sequence MEYIYLSLIFVPIIGAGLIYLFNNSTFRKAIVFLMSAVLVVLMVFAILQGDKEVKLSHALNFALEYLITFADYFLLAVIFLIGLKLKNNLISLLAALQFVLMFVFEFRAGKLEVENVFYVDHLTFIMLMLINVIGPLISIFALSYMEEHEKHLHLEKSKQNIFFAVIMLFLGAMNGLVLSNNILWVYFFWEITTLCSFLLISHDGNEQSIKNATRALLLNSLGGLSFVVGIIFMYYKSGAIALSEIIRSQDSSILMIPIAFLALAGFTKSAQFPFQSWLLGAMVAPTPVSALLHSSTMVKAGVYLILRLSPVYIDTWLSNIIAILGAFTFVAAALLAIFQTNAKRILAYSTISNLGLIIALSSVANVYSIYAAALLIVLHGVSKALLFLCVGSIEQGIGSRNVEDMDGIKYKMPIVAFLTLLGSVSMLLPPFGVLITKWIAIEVSTQNIVAMLEIILGSAFTVVFWTKFIGKILSDGKDTKRIEVFEGLRHLSLIAISILVVLVSVFMIQFTNAFVVPFFKSSFARYSGVSSRELKDLYIKDFFGFNPFVFFGILALGIIIGVLLYKLLSPKRYVKVYMSCENDDNFSFRAEKDKPVEFEFKNYYFDTLVKESNVTLISNIISVALIAIMFGVILK from the coding sequence ATGGAGTACATCTATTTATCGCTAATATTTGTACCAATCATAGGTGCAGGTTTGATTTACCTATTTAACAATAGCACATTTAGAAAAGCTATTGTTTTTTTAATGTCTGCTGTACTGGTTGTGCTGATGGTATTTGCCATTTTACAGGGTGACAAAGAAGTAAAACTTTCTCATGCATTAAATTTTGCTTTGGAGTATTTAATAACATTTGCTGATTATTTCTTACTTGCTGTAATATTCTTGATAGGTCTAAAGCTAAAAAATAACCTCATAAGCCTTCTTGCAGCTCTGCAATTTGTTCTGATGTTTGTATTTGAATTTAGGGCAGGAAAATTAGAGGTTGAAAATGTCTTTTATGTTGACCACCTGACATTTATAATGCTTATGCTGATAAATGTAATAGGCCCATTGATTAGTATATTTGCCCTTTCATATATGGAGGAGCATGAAAAACATCTGCACCTTGAGAAAAGTAAGCAAAACATATTTTTTGCTGTGATAATGCTCTTTTTAGGTGCTATGAACGGGCTTGTTTTGTCAAACAACATCTTATGGGTGTACTTTTTCTGGGAGATTACAACACTTTGCTCTTTCTTGCTAATCTCACATGATGGAAATGAACAAAGTATCAAGAATGCAACAAGGGCGCTTTTGTTAAACTCCCTTGGCGGGCTTTCTTTTGTAGTAGGTATAATATTTATGTACTATAAATCTGGGGCTATTGCTTTGAGTGAAATTATAAGGTCTCAAGATAGCAGTATATTGATGATACCAATTGCATTTTTAGCACTGGCAGGATTTACAAAGTCAGCACAGTTTCCGTTCCAAAGCTGGCTTTTGGGTGCGATGGTAGCACCAACACCAGTGTCCGCGCTTTTGCATTCAAGTACAATGGTAAAAGCAGGAGTTTATCTGATTTTGAGACTATCGCCTGTTTACATTGATACGTGGCTATCAAATATAATTGCTATTTTAGGTGCATTTACATTTGTCGCGGCAGCGCTTTTGGCAATATTTCAGACAAATGCAAAGAGGATTTTGGCATACTCAACAATTTCAAATTTAGGGCTTATAATTGCACTGTCATCTGTTGCAAATGTATATTCAATCTATGCAGCAGCACTTTTAATTGTACTACATGGTGTGTCAAAGGCGCTCTTGTTCTTATGTGTTGGTTCAATTGAACAGGGCATTGGCTCACGTAATGTAGAAGATATGGATGGTATTAAATATAAAATGCCGATAGTAGCTTTTCTTACCCTTTTGGGAAGTGTGTCTATGCTACTTCCGCCCTTTGGTGTTTTGATTACAAAGTGGATTGCAATAGAAGTTTCAACCCAGAACATTGTTGCCATGCTTGAGATAATACTTGGAAGTGCATTTACAGTTGTGTTCTGGACAAAGTTTATTGGAAAGATTCTCTCGGATGGGAAAGATACAAAAAGGATTGAAGTTTTTGAAGGTTTGAGACACCTTTCGTTGATTGCTATATCAATACTTGTAGTGCTTGTGAGTGTGTTTATGATACAATTTACGAACGCGTTTGTTGTGCCATTTTTCAAGTCGTCTTTTGCAAGGTATTCTGGAGTTAGTAGCAGGGAACTTAAAGATTTGTACATCAAAGACTTTTTCGGCTTTAACCCATTTGTTTTCTTTGGAATACTTGCTCTGGGGATAATAATAGGTGTGCTTCTGTATAAGCTCTTGAGCCCAAAAAGGTATGTCAAAGTATATATGTCTTGTGAAAACGATGATAACTTCAGTTTTAGAGCAGAAAAAGACAAACCTGTTGAGTTTGAGTTTAAAAACTACTATTTCGACACCTTAGTTAAAGAAAGCAATGTTACATTAATTTCAAATATTATCTCAGTCGCATTAATTGCTATAATGTTTGGGGTGATATTAAAGTGA
- a CDS encoding 4Fe-4S binding protein has product MFGMLQNVLNNLFSKPATRLYPKEKRPFFKGTRGSLEIEIDKCIFCGICQRKCPANAITVDRNAKMWQLNQYKCVLCNVCVESCPKKCLISKEQFNLPTTYKEFYIQKQQVQQLEQTKEVKVADTGN; this is encoded by the coding sequence ATGTTTGGGATGCTTCAAAATGTATTAAACAATCTTTTTTCAAAACCTGCAACACGACTTTATCCTAAGGAAAAAAGACCATTTTTCAAAGGAACAAGAGGAAGTCTTGAGATTGAAATAGACAAGTGCATTTTTTGTGGTATTTGCCAGAGAAAGTGCCCTGCAAATGCCATTACAGTTGACAGAAACGCAAAGATGTGGCAGCTAAACCAGTACAAATGTGTACTTTGCAATGTATGTGTTGAGTCTTGTCCCAAAAAATGCTTAATTTCAAAAGAGCAGTTCAATCTACCTACAACTTATAAAGAGTTTTATATTCAAAAACAGCAGGTACAACAGCTTGAACAAACAAAAGAGGTAAAGGTTGCAGATACTGGTAACTAA
- a CDS encoding N-acetylmuramoyl-L-alanine amidase, giving the protein MKKIKRIVATVVVFSLLLISVFAATSYKLFVDGKQVGSVKILEYNKTVYLALADFFRYKGFAVSYDSKAKKVTAKKSKDTYEFYIDKTYYYYNKTKKTLLGKTFIKSGKSYILGKDIASIFKYSYQEDKTKKVIKLTSKRTLTSNTQKNASSSKTLASRGDVRKTGAETIYLSDLKYSIESSKFTLLISTSKPAIYKDYKLSNPDRIVIDILNTVDNLENNVIQVGKGGILRIRHALNKTSTGEPFSRVVIDYDAGLIKSYKVSKVDSQIKLEIDLPKTVENKTNIDSSSSINSPGNNSQEIGTAPAQESYNPYRIQKVNITSSDEFTVAEMDILPTVVSEIYRADESFVVLSLKGAQFNLDNGSLFQVNDGILDYYVLTNVDQKSAQVIFSTKAKIFILNKLGNKLEVVFANQYGNMKLYQRNGLVISSPFVSDISYTYDSTTNVIKIGSRSPITISDDVYSLKGTIVTSVYSVYQDDGCIITIVVNPDYIASVTKGDKNIIIGFSQKPKPKNKLKIFIDPGHGGSDPGAIYTKIVNGKKVTYHEKDFNLDIALKLKEKLKSLGYEVYMSRETDKFVDLYDRTKVANSLNVDLFISIHNNAVDNPQTRGTMVLYKEKNLNSFISDKQFAQIVLDYIIKEVGTQNKGIVERPNLVVLKTSNMPAILVEVAFGTNQDDLNLLLSDSFKDAVAKAIAGAVEFINTTYKK; this is encoded by the coding sequence GTGAAAAAAATAAAGAGAATAGTAGCAACCGTTGTAGTTTTCTCATTACTTCTTATCTCAGTTTTTGCAGCCACATCTTATAAGCTCTTTGTAGATGGCAAGCAGGTAGGTTCTGTCAAGATTTTGGAGTATAACAAAACTGTCTACCTTGCTTTGGCAGACTTTTTCAGGTATAAAGGGTTTGCTGTCTCCTATGACTCGAAAGCCAAAAAGGTTACCGCTAAAAAATCTAAGGATACATACGAGTTTTACATTGACAAAACCTACTACTATTACAATAAAACAAAGAAAACTCTTTTAGGAAAGACTTTTATTAAAAGTGGGAAGTCATACATATTAGGAAAAGACATAGCTTCAATTTTCAAGTATTCCTATCAGGAAGATAAGACAAAAAAGGTCATTAAATTAACGTCAAAAAGAACTTTAACCAGTAATACCCAGAAAAACGCTTCTTCGTCAAAAACTTTGGCATCGCGTGGGGATGTTCGAAAAACTGGAGCAGAAACTATTTATCTTTCTGATTTGAAGTATTCAATTGAAAGCAGTAAATTTACTTTGCTAATAAGTACTTCAAAACCTGCTATCTACAAAGATTACAAGTTATCAAATCCAGACAGAATAGTAATTGATATTTTAAATACAGTTGATAATTTAGAGAACAATGTAATTCAGGTTGGCAAAGGTGGAATTTTAAGAATAAGACATGCTCTTAATAAAACCTCAACCGGGGAGCCATTTTCAAGGGTTGTTATTGACTATGACGCAGGTCTGATCAAAAGCTATAAGGTTAGTAAAGTTGATAGTCAAATAAAACTCGAGATTGATTTGCCAAAAACTGTCGAAAATAAGACGAATATAGACAGTAGCAGTAGTATAAATAGTCCAGGTAACAATAGCCAAGAAATTGGCACAGCTCCAGCTCAAGAGTCTTACAATCCATATAGGATTCAGAAGGTTAATATTACAAGCTCTGATGAATTTACTGTGGCAGAGATGGATATCCTCCCAACAGTTGTAAGTGAAATTTACAGGGCAGATGAGTCTTTTGTAGTCCTTAGCCTAAAAGGTGCTCAGTTTAATCTTGACAATGGAAGCCTTTTCCAGGTAAATGATGGAATATTAGATTACTATGTTCTGACAAATGTTGACCAGAAAAGTGCACAGGTTATATTTTCTACAAAAGCAAAGATATTTATCCTAAATAAACTTGGTAACAAGTTGGAAGTTGTCTTTGCAAATCAATATGGTAATATGAAACTTTATCAGAGAAATGGACTTGTTATAAGCTCTCCTTTTGTATCTGATATAAGCTATACATATGACAGTACCACCAATGTAATAAAGATAGGAAGCAGAAGTCCAATTACAATCTCAGATGATGTCTATAGCCTAAAAGGTACAATTGTAACAAGTGTATATTCAGTTTATCAAGATGATGGGTGTATAATAACTATTGTAGTCAATCCTGACTACATAGCTTCAGTTACTAAAGGTGATAAAAATATCATAATTGGTTTTTCACAAAAACCAAAGCCTAAAAATAAACTTAAAATCTTTATCGACCCCGGGCATGGCGGGTCTGACCCAGGAGCCATTTATACAAAAATTGTAAATGGCAAGAAGGTAACATACCACGAAAAGGATTTTAACTTGGATATAGCATTAAAGCTTAAAGAGAAGCTCAAGAGCCTTGGGTATGAGGTTTACATGTCGCGAGAGACAGACAAATTTGTTGACCTTTATGACAGAACAAAGGTGGCAAATAGCTTAAATGTTGACCTATTTATATCCATTCACAACAATGCAGTAGACAATCCTCAAACCCGTGGCACAATGGTCTTGTACAAGGAAAAGAATTTAAATAGTTTTATCTCAGACAAGCAATTTGCACAGATTGTGTTGGATTATATAATTAAAGAAGTGGGAACGCAAAACAAAGGAATTGTAGAAAGGCCAAATCTGGTTGTTTTAAAAACATCAAATATGCCGGCAATTTTAGTTGAGGTTGCATTTGGTACAAATCAAGATGATTTAAATCTTCTTTTGAGTGATTCTTTCAAGGATGCAGTTGCAAAGGCTATAGCTGGTGCTGTGGAGTTTATAAATACAACCTATAAAAAATAA
- the argC gene encoding N-acetyl-gamma-glutamyl-phosphate reductase encodes MIKASIIGASGYVGIELIRLLLKHPEVEISSIISSSNKDISIENTNPQFKKILNLTFKEFDIDLVKEADVVFCALPHGVSQEYVKVAYDLGKVVIDLSSDFRYKDLTRYSKDYGNHKYPELLNESSYGLCEIFREEIKSSKIVGNPGCYPTSAILGLAPLLKNKLIQKDSIIIDSKSGVSGAGKKADFAYSFCEVDENFKAYGVAKHRHTSEIEEKCSFLFGEDLNLSFTPHLLPVKRGILSTIYATFTKSLNKNELIEIYKEFYRDEFFIRIYEDSLPELKYVTGTNFVDIGLEVDKKTNRVIVISCIDNLIKGAAGQAIQNMNIKFSLNEKTGLVIVGEYF; translated from the coding sequence TTGATAAAGGCATCAATCATTGGAGCATCAGGGTATGTTGGAATCGAGCTAATAAGGCTTTTACTAAAACATCCAGAGGTAGAAATCTCATCGATTATTTCGTCAAGTAATAAAGATATTTCCATTGAAAATACAAATCCACAGTTCAAAAAGATTTTGAATCTGACATTTAAAGAGTTTGATATTGATTTGGTCAAAGAAGCAGATGTAGTTTTCTGCGCTTTGCCACATGGTGTGTCACAAGAATACGTAAAAGTGGCATATGACCTTGGAAAGGTTGTAATTGACCTGAGTAGCGATTTTAGATACAAGGACCTTACTCGATACTCAAAAGACTATGGCAATCATAAATACCCAGAACTTTTAAATGAAAGTAGCTATGGGCTTTGTGAGATATTCAGGGAAGAGATTAAATCTTCAAAGATAGTTGGAAACCCGGGTTGCTATCCTACCAGCGCTATTTTAGGCTTGGCTCCACTTTTGAAAAATAAGCTTATCCAAAAAGACAGTATCATAATTGACTCAAAATCAGGTGTTTCTGGTGCTGGGAAAAAGGCAGACTTTGCTTATAGCTTTTGTGAAGTTGATGAGAATTTTAAAGCATATGGGGTTGCCAAACACAGACATACAAGTGAGATAGAAGAAAAATGCAGTTTTCTTTTTGGTGAAGATCTGAATCTCTCATTTACGCCTCATCTTTTGCCTGTAAAAAGAGGAATTTTGTCAACCATATATGCAACCTTCACAAAGAGTTTGAATAAAAATGAACTGATTGAGATTTACAAGGAGTTTTACAGGGATGAATTTTTCATAAGGATATATGAAGATAGCCTGCCAGAGTTAAAGTATGTCACAGGGACAAACTTTGTTGACATTGGTCTTGAGGTTGATAAAAAAACAAATAGAGTAATTGTAATCTCCTGTATTGACAATTTAATTAAAGGTGCCGCTGGCCAGGCAATACAGAACATGAATATTAAATTTTCCTTAAATGAAAAAACAGGACTTGTGATAGTTGGAGAGTATTTTTAA
- a CDS encoding NADH-quinone oxidoreductase subunit C has translation MLQNLKEIQKEDLRKEVFELKSSGHRFVTATCVDLGDGRFDIIYHFDKDYELKNLRVTIENDEKMPSISDIYFAAVFVENEIKDLFGIDFENLLIDYEGKFMITDELDSPMRKKPVVKVKKGE, from the coding sequence ATGCTGCAAAATCTTAAAGAGATACAAAAAGAGGATTTGAGAAAAGAGGTATTTGAACTAAAATCAAGCGGGCACAGGTTTGTCACAGCAACTTGTGTTGATTTGGGAGATGGCAGGTTTGATATAATATATCACTTTGACAAGGACTATGAACTTAAAAACTTGAGAGTCACAATAGAAAATGACGAGAAGATGCCGTCTATTTCAGATATCTATTTTGCTGCAGTATTTGTTGAAAATGAAATCAAGGATTTGTTTGGCATAGACTTTGAAAATCTTCTCATTGACTATGAAGGAAAGTTCATGATAACAGATGAGCTTGACAGTCCTATGCGTAAAAAGCCAGTTGTGAAGGTCAAGAAAGGGGAGTAA
- the hypB gene encoding hydrogenase nickel incorporation protein HypB, which yields MEIKVIKDILQRNEFSADNIRKLAKENKWFLINVMGSPGAGKTSFIKAMINTFKDRFNLAVIEGDVASTIDAEEISKLGVEVLQINTGGACHLVADSINEALLNLNLKKSTVVFIENIGNLICPSSFDLGENMRVVVSSAAEGDDKPYKYPIMFESSDVVVLSKIDVAEIIGFDMEKYIKGLKAIKGDNLKLFGVSFKTLEGLTELESYFSELFNSYFNRK from the coding sequence ATGGAAATTAAGGTTATAAAAGACATTTTACAGAGAAATGAATTTTCGGCTGACAATATCAGAAAGCTTGCAAAAGAGAATAAATGGTTTTTGATAAATGTGATGGGTTCACCAGGTGCTGGTAAAACCTCATTTATTAAAGCTATGATAAATACATTTAAAGATAGGTTCAATTTAGCTGTGATTGAAGGGGATGTTGCCTCAACAATTGATGCTGAGGAGATTTCAAAACTTGGAGTTGAAGTGCTACAGATAAACACAGGCGGAGCTTGTCACTTGGTTGCAGATAGTATAAATGAAGCTCTTTTAAATTTGAATCTAAAAAAATCTACTGTTGTTTTTATAGAAAACATTGGTAACCTGATTTGCCCATCTTCATTTGACCTGGGCGAGAACATGAGAGTTGTTGTATCATCTGCTGCTGAGGGTGATGATAAGCCTTATAAATATCCTATTATGTTTGAAAGTAGCGATGTTGTTGTGTTGTCAAAAATAGATGTTGCAGAGATAATTGGTTTTGACATGGAAAAGTATATAAAAGGGTTAAAAGCTATCAAAGGTGATAATTTGAAACTTTTTGGAGTTTCATTTAAAACTTTAGAGGGTTTGACTGAGCTTGAGAGCTATTTTTCAGAACTCTTCAATTCATACTTTAATCGAAAATAG
- a CDS encoding NADH-quinone oxidoreductase subunit B family protein, with translation MIFRKALKKSPWIIHYDCNSCNGCDIEILSTLTPVYDVERFGIINVGNPKHADILVVSGSVNHRNARVLKNIYDQMPHPKAVVAIGACACSGGIFKECYNTLGGADTVIPVDVYVPGCAPRPEAIMEGILKAAEILEEKKKNMKKGEILNAAKS, from the coding sequence GTGATTTTCAGGAAAGCGTTGAAAAAATCGCCATGGATTATTCACTATGATTGTAACAGCTGTAACGGCTGTGATATAGAGATTTTATCAACACTTACTCCAGTATACGATGTTGAGAGGTTTGGAATTATAAATGTAGGAAATCCAAAACATGCAGATATACTTGTTGTGTCTGGTTCTGTGAACCACAGAAATGCAAGGGTTTTAAAAAATATATACGATCAGATGCCACACCCGAAAGCAGTTGTGGCAATTGGAGCTTGTGCGTGTTCAGGTGGAATTTTCAAGGAATGCTACAACACTTTGGGCGGAGCGGACACAGTCATTCCAGTTGATGTGTATGTTCCAGGTTGTGCACCCCGGCCTGAAGCTATTATGGAAGGGATTTTAAAAGCTGCTGAGATATTAGAGGAAAAGAAAAAGAATATGAAAAAGGGTGAGATTTTGAATGCTGCAAAATCTTAA
- a CDS encoding Cof-type HAD-IIB family hydrolase produces the protein MIKLAAIDIDGTLLDDSGNIPENNIKALKKASMEYSVEIVLCTGRGASAFDIAKKLEIPCHLISANGVYVFDDMFSEPIIKNYLKENAKIEILSFLEQNHLDVDYYIVLGFEEDFHMIYKLRESYDTYFLNFVKGRELFKPTYPQKNLLDFAKSPISHIGIVGRYDKLKYLADIFKNLKHNVNVILYYAADNKDYGFLEILDINSSKEKALSKFLETKMITPSNILAIGDNFNDIGMFQLAQISVAVANAHDEVKRFAKFVTHATNNQGAVAEAFERFIFGQK, from the coding sequence TTGATAAAATTGGCTGCAATCGACATAGACGGAACTCTTTTAGACGATAGTGGCAATATCCCTGAAAATAATATTAAAGCCTTGAAAAAAGCCTCAATGGAATACAGCGTTGAGATAGTTTTATGTACAGGAAGAGGGGCTTCTGCATTTGATATTGCTAAAAAGCTTGAAATTCCTTGCCATTTAATATCAGCAAATGGAGTCTATGTCTTTGATGATATGTTTTCTGAGCCCATTATAAAAAACTATCTAAAAGAGAATGCAAAGATAGAAATTTTGAGCTTTTTAGAGCAAAATCACCTTGATGTTGATTACTATATTGTTTTAGGCTTTGAAGAGGATTTTCATATGATATACAAACTGAGAGAGTCTTATGATACATATTTTTTGAACTTTGTAAAAGGAAGAGAGCTTTTCAAACCAACATACCCACAGAAGAACCTTCTTGATTTTGCAAAATCTCCAATTAGTCATATTGGGATTGTTGGAAGGTATGATAAGCTAAAATACTTGGCAGATATCTTTAAAAACCTAAAACATAACGTAAATGTGATTTTGTACTATGCAGCTGATAATAAAGATTACGGTTTTTTGGAAATCCTTGATATTAACTCCTCTAAAGAAAAAGCACTTTCAAAATTTTTAGAAACAAAAATGATAACTCCATCAAACATTCTAGCAATTGGCGACAATTTTAATGACATTGGAATGTTTCAGCTCGCACAAATAAGCGTTGCAGTTGCAAATGCACATGATGAGGTGAAAAGATTTGCAAAATTTGTAACACATGCTACAAACAATCAAGGTGCAGTCGCAGAAGCATTTGAAAGATTTATATTTGGCCAAAAATAG
- the hypA gene encoding hydrogenase maturation nickel metallochaperone HypA has translation MHEYYVTQQLIKIAEDELKEIKPKKVLSIKVVVGELSGIIDESLKFYFDILTKGTILEGSKLEIVQKKALLFCNSCQSLFERTKDFLCPKCKSLGKLTEHGREFYIESIEVDDGDGN, from the coding sequence ATGCACGAGTATTATGTCACACAGCAGTTGATTAAGATTGCAGAAGATGAACTAAAAGAGATAAAGCCTAAAAAGGTTTTGTCCATAAAAGTTGTTGTTGGAGAACTTAGCGGAATTATTGATGAGTCATTAAAGTTTTACTTTGATATTTTGACAAAGGGGACCATTTTGGAGGGAAGCAAGCTGGAGATTGTTCAAAAGAAGGCTTTACTGTTTTGCAACTCTTGCCAAAGCCTTTTTGAGAGGACAAAGGATTTTCTGTGTCCAAAATGCAAGAGTTTAGGTAAGCTCACTGAGCATGGCAGAGAATTTTATATCGAATCTATAGAGGTAGATGATGGAGATGGAAATTAA
- a CDS encoding hydrogenase large subunit, producing the protein MGKRTIVPFGPQHPVLPEPLQLRLVLEDEKVVEAIPAIGYVHRGLEKLAEEKDINQNIYVVERVCGICSFQQALAYCQGIEELMGVEVPERAKYLRVIWAELHRLHSHHLWLGLLADAFGFESLFMQCWRNRELVMDMMEATAGSRVIISTNIIGGVRRDIDEEKQKFILDNLAKLEEELKRIEGAFLNDYTVKKRLVGVGVLSKEEAYELGCVGPMARASGINMDLRTTGYAAYGALDFEPVVEYDGDCYARLKVRLRECYQSIDLIRQAISKMPEGEISTPVKGFPNGEIISRVEQPRGEDVYYIKANGTKNLERLRIRTPTFANIPALVKMLQGIDFAEVPMLVLTIDPCISCTER; encoded by the coding sequence TTGGGTAAAAGGACAATAGTGCCGTTTGGACCACAGCATCCTGTATTGCCAGAACCGCTTCAGCTGAGGCTTGTGTTAGAAGATGAAAAGGTTGTAGAGGCAATCCCTGCAATTGGGTATGTTCATAGAGGACTTGAAAAGCTTGCTGAAGAAAAGGATATTAATCAGAACATATACGTGGTTGAAAGGGTTTGTGGAATTTGTTCTTTCCAGCAGGCACTTGCGTACTGCCAAGGAATTGAAGAGTTGATGGGGGTTGAAGTTCCAGAAAGAGCTAAATATTTACGCGTAATTTGGGCGGAGCTTCACAGGCTTCATAGCCATCATTTGTGGCTTGGACTTTTGGCAGATGCCTTTGGCTTTGAAAGCCTGTTTATGCAGTGCTGGCGAAATAGAGAGCTTGTAATGGACATGATGGAGGCAACAGCAGGGTCAAGGGTTATAATCTCAACAAACATCATTGGCGGTGTAAGGCGTGATATAGACGAAGAAAAGCAAAAATTCATCTTAGACAACCTTGCAAAATTAGAAGAAGAGCTCAAGAGAATTGAAGGTGCGTTTTTGAATGATTACACGGTCAAGAAAAGACTTGTGGGAGTGGGTGTGCTTTCAAAAGAAGAAGCGTATGAACTTGGCTGTGTTGGACCAATGGCAAGGGCAAGCGGAATCAATATGGATCTGAGAACAACAGGATATGCTGCATATGGCGCGCTTGATTTTGAACCTGTTGTTGAGTATGATGGAGATTGCTACGCAAGACTAAAAGTAAGGCTCAGAGAGTGTTATCAGTCAATAGACCTTATAAGGCAGGCAATCTCAAAGATGCCAGAAGGTGAGATATCAACACCTGTGAAAGGTTTTCCAAACGGTGAGATAATATCAAGGGTTGAGCAGCCAAGAGGCGAGGATGTTTACTATATCAAAGCAAACGGAACAAAAAATTTAGAGAGGCTCAGAATAAGAACACCAACTTTTGCTAACATTCCAGCACTTGTTAAAATGCTACAAGGTATTGATTTTGCAGAGGTTCCAATGCTTGTTTTGACAATTGACCCGTGTATTTCATGTACAGAAAGGTAA
- a CDS encoding respiratory chain complex I subunit 1 family protein: MKEIALVLLTIIIAPIIGGILTGIDRKITARMQNRFGPPILQPFYDLFKLFSKETIVVSSTQILYAFLFLVFNMVALVMFVLKMDLLLILFVLAFAVTALILGAMSTNSPYSRIGAHRELISVLAYEPVLIAMIIGIYFVTGSFKIDDVIKHNNFLIFELPFIFIAFTYVLTIKLRKSPFDLSTSHHAHQEIVKGITTEFAGPILGLIELGHWYELVLLFLFIGLFFAKNIVVAIIAMLLGYFLEILIDNISARLTWKIMLRLTWSMALGLALVNLIWVYIKYRVL, from the coding sequence GTGAAGGAAATTGCTCTGGTTTTACTCACAATAATAATAGCACCAATCATTGGTGGAATTTTGACAGGTATTGATAGAAAAATTACTGCGCGTATGCAAAACAGGTTTGGACCACCAATTTTGCAGCCATTTTATGATTTGTTCAAGCTGTTTTCAAAAGAGACTATAGTTGTTTCAAGTACACAGATTCTCTATGCATTTTTGTTCTTAGTCTTTAACATGGTTGCGCTTGTTATGTTTGTTTTAAAGATGGATTTGCTTTTGATTTTATTTGTACTTGCGTTTGCTGTCACAGCACTAATTTTGGGAGCAATGTCAACAAACTCTCCTTATTCACGAATTGGTGCTCACAGAGAGTTAATTTCTGTGCTTGCATATGAGCCAGTTTTAATTGCTATGATAATTGGAATTTATTTTGTCACAGGCAGCTTTAAAATAGATGATGTGATAAAGCATAACAACTTTTTGATATTTGAACTTCCATTTATATTCATTGCATTTACCTATGTACTGACAATAAAGCTTAGAAAATCTCCATTTGATTTGTCAACATCGCACCATGCGCATCAGGAGATTGTAAAAGGTATCACAACAGAGTTTGCAGGACCTATTTTGGGCCTGATTGAACTTGGCCACTGGTATGAACTTGTACTTTTGTTTCTTTTCATAGGCTTGTTCTTTGCAAAAAACATAGTAGTTGCAATCATTGCAATGCTTTTGGGCTACTTTTTAGAGATTTTGATTGACAATATCTCAGCAAGACTTACATGGAAGATAATGCTAAGACTTACATGGTCGATGGCTTTGGGGCTTGCTTTGGTCAATCTAATTTGGGTATACATAAAATACAGGGTATTATAA